A genomic stretch from Haloferax sp. Atlit-12N includes:
- a CDS encoding co-chaperone YbbN: MAATDIDADPETALETLIEAGAVDEAPDGTLSTTEEFEKTLAVYHDIYGAVSTEEFHQTVSDLFGVAPENVEARLDEFGVTRADVVAYLAAKSFLDVPVEQDSLLVMAGLLVEMTSSSPVPSALDELDDGTFESYLADHPDAVVLVWRRFCEPCDAMKEDLDAILDRVPDGVAAAGVDGEAADEFCRRFDVESAPTVLCVRDGELRERASGRQTPDEVSGLFDRVY; this comes from the coding sequence ATGGCCGCGACCGATATCGACGCCGACCCCGAGACGGCGCTCGAAACGCTCATCGAAGCCGGCGCGGTCGACGAAGCGCCGGACGGGACGCTTTCGACCACGGAGGAGTTCGAGAAGACGCTCGCCGTCTACCACGACATCTACGGCGCGGTCTCGACCGAGGAGTTCCACCAGACCGTCTCGGACCTCTTCGGCGTCGCACCCGAGAACGTCGAGGCGCGACTCGACGAGTTCGGCGTCACCAGAGCCGACGTGGTCGCGTATCTCGCGGCCAAGTCGTTCCTCGACGTGCCGGTCGAACAGGACTCGCTTTTGGTCATGGCGGGCCTGCTCGTCGAGATGACCTCGTCGTCGCCGGTGCCGAGCGCGCTCGACGAACTCGACGACGGCACCTTCGAATCGTACCTCGCAGACCACCCGGACGCCGTCGTTCTCGTGTGGCGTCGCTTCTGCGAGCCCTGTGACGCGATGAAGGAGGACCTCGACGCCATCCTCGACCGGGTCCCGGACGGCGTCGCGGCCGCGGGGGTCGACGGCGAGGCGGCAGACGAGTTCTGTCGGCGATTCGACGTCGAGTCTGCGCCGACGGTCCTGTGCGTCCGGGACGGCGAACTGCGAGAACGAGCGTCCGGTCGTCAGACCCCAGACGAAGTTTCGGGGCTCTTCGACCGGGTTTACTAG
- a CDS encoding GTP-binding protein, translating into MGLEEEIEDIREEISNTPYNKSTEAHIGRLKAKLAELKEKLENQSSAGGGQGYAVEKTGDATVALVGFPSVGKSTLINALTNADSETGEYEFTTLNVNPGMLKYRGANIQILDVPGLIEGAAGGRGGGKEVLSVVRTADLVVFMLSVFEIERYERLQHELYNNKIRLDTSPPNLSINKKGKGGINVTKSDSVDLEEETIKGILREHGFVNAEVTLRGETTIDELVDGIMKNRVYLPSIVAVNKADLIDKDYLPTVEENLREVGLDPDEVTFISAEAEKGLDALKEEIWDALGLIRIYMDKPGRGVDYDEPLVLREGDTIDDAIHELGAKLDERFRFARVSGPSAKHDDQQVGRDHVLADEDVLRIIAQR; encoded by the coding sequence ATGGGACTGGAGGAGGAGATCGAAGATATCCGCGAGGAGATATCTAACACGCCGTACAACAAGTCGACCGAGGCGCATATCGGTCGGCTGAAGGCGAAACTCGCGGAACTGAAAGAGAAACTCGAAAACCAGAGTTCGGCCGGTGGCGGCCAAGGGTACGCCGTCGAGAAGACCGGCGACGCGACGGTCGCGCTCGTCGGCTTCCCCAGCGTCGGCAAATCGACGCTCATCAACGCCCTCACCAACGCCGACAGCGAGACGGGCGAGTACGAGTTCACGACGCTCAACGTGAACCCGGGGATGCTGAAATACAGGGGTGCGAACATCCAGATACTCGACGTGCCGGGGCTCATCGAAGGAGCCGCGGGCGGTCGCGGCGGCGGTAAGGAGGTCCTTTCGGTCGTCCGCACCGCCGACCTCGTCGTGTTCATGCTCTCGGTGTTCGAGATAGAGCGCTACGAGCGGCTGCAACACGAACTCTACAACAACAAGATTCGGCTCGACACGTCGCCGCCGAACCTCTCTATCAACAAGAAGGGCAAAGGCGGCATCAACGTGACCAAAAGCGACAGCGTCGACCTCGAAGAGGAGACTATCAAGGGCATCCTCCGCGAGCACGGCTTCGTCAACGCCGAGGTGACGCTCCGCGGCGAGACGACCATCGACGAACTCGTCGACGGCATCATGAAAAACCGCGTCTACCTGCCGTCCATCGTCGCCGTCAACAAGGCCGACCTCATCGACAAGGACTACCTTCCGACCGTCGAGGAGAACCTCCGCGAGGTCGGTCTCGACCCCGACGAGGTCACGTTCATCAGCGCCGAGGCCGAGAAGGGCCTCGACGCGCTCAAAGAGGAAATCTGGGACGCTCTCGGGCTCATCCGCATCTACATGGACAAACCCGGCCGCGGCGTCGACTACGACGAACCGCTCGTCCTCCGCGAGGGCGACACCATCGACGACGCCATCCACGAACTCGGTGCCAAACTCGACGAGCGGTTCCGGTTCGCCCGCGTCTCCGGCCCGAGCGCGAAACACGACGACCAGCAGGTCGGCCGCGACCACGTCCTCGCCGACGAGGACGTGCTCCGCATCATCGCCCAGCGGTGA
- a CDS encoding ArtA-dependent S-layer glycoprotein: MTANKQVRAVLLAALMVFSVFAGSIAFTGTAAAAATSATVSSDTVDKGPSATVDVTVNSGGTNDVHVWLDLNDDGYYNASEPSSTDNPSSTATLSLSVPENVSTGEYNVSAAESASLTAGTTQQEAYDTLDVVAANPADFSSAIHYDDGTPKVEVAFDEDVTVNEMNVTDGETNLSQSASVSGGQVNVTLSQVYTEDLEVTYNVTDSSGNTASATEDVTFAPIYVANESNNTAYQGSNVAVVASATDTDVEVEGVDDDNNYQFSGSTGPNSQVFVFDTDGKTLDTYKFTVGGVQKAQVDVRDLGFELTVDDLNITTKDGLEGSVSANAGDRTIDVVALDDDGDEVDGTETTVTLDGQGEADFNLSSVDAGEYTIEATDAFSGVTLESDTVTVSKAKDSTGDFTSSVINEQVGDVAEITVTLDGTDTGTVTIGDYSLGYSANVTVEDGNDDGEVTLLFNSYAPKKTSSFDVDDSDDEYTVDDITTEIPSGETLDAGDYDLEVATGGEADNVATLVLEDRSTESVTTWTAPTGADITETEDVYDAIENENLTQTDSLANGDVVVTQVSATGLEGAFDASNFDALSGTQFNLTVEQTNPGPNRDAKVLGINSSSATIIADGDNDTYFIVYDLDDVSASRTDYYDNTSTLYEVEDDDAFNATFTVLEDGELAEDDESASDEFEVVTPELSLDEDEFAVSNAAEQSISGTATVAPGTELTIRVTSDGDTQPRFLKTASVYVQADGTFSSAFDFSEQNLNDTFEVTASVDSGTADDATADGTVGEAMETTTAAETTTTEESTETTTTEASTEETTETATATEEPTEEPTEETTESSTPGFGVVVALVALVAAALLAVRRDN, from the coding sequence ATGACAGCAAACAAACAAGTTCGTGCGGTTCTGCTCGCTGCGCTGATGGTTTTCTCGGTCTTTGCCGGGTCCATCGCGTTCACGGGCACTGCCGCCGCAGCGGCTACGTCGGCAACGGTGTCTTCTGATACCGTCGACAAAGGCCCGTCTGCGACCGTCGATGTTACGGTTAATTCCGGCGGAACGAACGATGTTCACGTATGGCTCGACCTGAACGACGACGGCTATTACAACGCCTCAGAACCATCCAGCACGGATAACCCGTCCTCTACGGCAACACTCTCGCTTTCGGTCCCGGAGAACGTCTCCACCGGCGAGTACAACGTCTCTGCCGCAGAGAGCGCTAGCCTGACCGCAGGTACCACCCAGCAGGAGGCTTACGACACACTCGATGTCGTTGCCGCCAACCCTGCTGACTTCAGCTCCGCCATCCACTACGATGACGGCACGCCGAAGGTCGAAGTCGCCTTCGACGAGGACGTCACCGTCAACGAGATGAACGTCACCGACGGCGAGACGAACCTCTCGCAGTCCGCGTCCGTCTCCGGCGGGCAGGTCAACGTCACCCTCAGCCAGGTCTACACCGAGGACCTCGAAGTCACGTACAACGTGACCGACTCCTCCGGTAACACGGCCTCCGCGACTGAAGACGTCACCTTCGCACCCATCTACGTTGCGAACGAGTCCAACAACACGGCCTACCAGGGCTCGAACGTTGCGGTCGTCGCTAGCGCGACGGACACCGACGTCGAAGTCGAGGGTGTTGACGACGACAACAACTACCAGTTCTCCGGTTCTACTGGCCCCAACAGTCAGGTCTTCGTCTTCGACACGGACGGCAAGACCCTCGACACGTACAAGTTCACGGTCGGTGGCGTCCAGAAGGCCCAGGTCGACGTTCGTGACCTCGGCTTCGAGCTCACCGTTGACGACCTGAACATCACGACCAAGGACGGTCTCGAAGGCTCTGTCTCGGCCAACGCGGGCGACCGCACCATCGACGTCGTCGCACTTGACGACGACGGCGACGAGGTCGACGGCACCGAGACCACCGTCACGCTCGACGGCCAGGGTGAAGCCGACTTCAACCTGAGCTCGGTCGACGCTGGCGAGTACACGATTGAGGCGACCGACGCGTTCTCGGGCGTCACGCTCGAGTCCGACACGGTCACGGTCTCGAAGGCCAAGGACTCCACGGGTGACTTCACGTCGTCCGTCATCAACGAACAGGTCGGCGACGTTGCCGAAATCACCGTCACGCTCGACGGCACGGACACCGGAACGGTCACCATCGGTGACTACAGTCTCGGTTACAGCGCGAACGTCACCGTCGAAGACGGTAACGACGACGGTGAAGTGACGCTCCTGTTCAACAGCTACGCACCGAAGAAGACCTCCTCGTTCGACGTTGACGACAGCGACGACGAGTACACGGTTGACGACATCACCACGGAAATCCCGAGCGGTGAGACCCTCGACGCCGGCGACTACGACCTCGAAGTCGCGACCGGTGGCGAGGCCGACAACGTCGCGACGCTCGTCCTCGAAGACCGCAGCACCGAGAGTGTCACCACCTGGACGGCACCCACGGGCGCTGACATCACCGAGACCGAGGACGTCTACGACGCAATCGAGAACGAAAACCTGACGCAGACGGACTCGCTGGCTAACGGCGACGTCGTCGTCACGCAGGTCTCCGCGACGGGTCTCGAAGGCGCGTTCGACGCGTCGAACTTCGACGCCCTCTCGGGCACGCAGTTCAACCTCACGGTCGAGCAGACGAACCCCGGACCGAACCGCGACGCGAAGGTCCTGGGCATCAACAGCTCGAGCGCCACGATCATCGCGGACGGTGACAACGACACGTACTTCATCGTCTACGACCTCGACGACGTCTCTGCCTCGCGCACGGACTACTACGACAACACCTCGACGCTCTACGAAGTCGAGGACGACGACGCGTTCAACGCGACGTTCACCGTCCTCGAAGACGGTGAGCTCGCCGAAGACGACGAGTCGGCCTCCGACGAGTTCGAAGTTGTCACCCCCGAACTCAGCCTCGACGAGGACGAGTTCGCGGTCTCCAACGCTGCCGAGCAGTCCATCTCGGGCACGGCCACCGTCGCCCCCGGTACGGAGCTCACCATCCGCGTGACCTCCGACGGCGACACCCAGCCGCGCTTCCTGAAGACGGCCTCGGTGTACGTGCAGGCTGACGGCACGTTCTCCTCCGCGTTCGACTTCTCGGAGCAGAACCTCAACGACACGTTCGAAGTGACGGCCTCCGTCGACTCCGGCACGGCTGACGATGCGACCGCTGACGGTACCGTCGGCGAAGCCATGGAGACGACCACGGCCGCGGAAACGACCACGACCGAGGAATCCACGGAAACGACCACCACGGAAGCGTCGACCGAGGAGACCACGGAAACGGCAACCGCGACCGAAGAGCCGACTGAGGAGCCGACCGAGGAGACCACCGAGTCCAGCACGCCTGGCTTCGGTGTCGTTGTCGCCCTCGTCGCGCTCGTCGCCGCTGCGCTCCTCGCAGTCCGCCGCGACAACTAA
- a CDS encoding VOC family protein, giving the protein MSGTLDHVMIRVEDLEESLDWYTTHLGYEEKGRWEADTFTNVYLGPEDLHEEGAVLELTYNHGDNTYEMGDAWGHIAVRVPEDELESSYQQLMDEGVEDYRDPESCGGRYAFVKDPDGHEVEIVKRDHGAKWSLDHTMIRVEDADEALGFWTRKFGYEHTGRWESDTFANYFMKPEDAAEEAMAVELTYNYDGRSYEMGDAWGHLAVSADDLHEYWETLMEREAEDYRDPESCDDMFAFTKDPDGHEIEVIPADFESPE; this is encoded by the coding sequence ATGTCCGGAACCCTCGACCACGTGATGATTCGCGTCGAAGACCTCGAGGAGTCGCTCGACTGGTACACGACCCATCTCGGCTACGAAGAGAAGGGTCGCTGGGAGGCCGATACGTTCACCAACGTCTACCTCGGCCCCGAGGACCTCCACGAGGAGGGCGCGGTCCTCGAACTCACCTACAACCACGGCGACAACACCTACGAGATGGGCGACGCGTGGGGCCACATCGCGGTCCGCGTCCCCGAGGACGAACTCGAATCCTCCTATCAGCAGCTCATGGACGAGGGCGTCGAAGACTACCGCGACCCCGAGTCCTGCGGCGGCCGCTACGCGTTCGTCAAGGACCCCGACGGCCACGAGGTCGAAATCGTCAAGCGCGACCACGGCGCGAAGTGGAGCCTCGACCACACGATGATTCGCGTCGAGGACGCCGACGAGGCGCTCGGCTTCTGGACCCGAAAGTTCGGCTACGAGCACACCGGCCGCTGGGAGTCCGACACCTTCGCGAACTACTTCATGAAGCCCGAGGACGCGGCCGAAGAGGCGATGGCCGTCGAACTCACCTACAACTACGACGGTCGGAGCTACGAGATGGGCGACGCGTGGGGCCACCTCGCGGTCAGCGCCGACGACCTCCACGAGTACTGGGAGACGCTCATGGAGCGCGAGGCCGAAGACTACCGCGACCCCGAGTCCTGTGACGACATGTTCGCGTTCACGAAGGACCCCGACGGACACGAAATCGAGGTCATCCCGGCCGATTTCGAGTCACCGGAATAA
- a CDS encoding MATE family efflux transporter encodes MSPVPNPVRLLILGIGLALARIGLLDRERAVRIADLSWPRVVTGIARMSKNAVDVAMVGIASGTVAITGVGFAGPYWGLAFALGGGIAGGTIALVSQRFGADAIDELGLAVRSSALLTVIATLPVTAVFWLFPTELISVLSSNQGAIELGAAYLRIVGLGVPFAGLNLIGSRVLVGSDDAYTAMTLRASGAVINIVLNAVLIFGLDLGVEGAALGTVLSNVVVASAFAVGLSRGSLPGVGAFPVTIDPFGSFVDPRTLVDLVKIGLPVMGRGLVWTVAEFPMLAILDSFGPDVVAAFVIARRIWGLMNTPGWGFGLASSSLVGQALGKDDEQTAEAYGNEVIRFAVATYLVSAALVAIFARPIVLGFVDNPADPAVPIAVDLVYVACLAVILQGVSGGSAGPLDASGDTRWTFGSQFVGMFLGSIPLTYIGSVTSLGLTGLYLAFLAETTIPAALNYYRFKTGTWKAVSRNYRPKTAADD; translated from the coding sequence GTGTCCCCGGTCCCCAACCCCGTTCGCCTCCTCATCCTCGGCATCGGGCTGGCGCTCGCTCGAATCGGTCTCCTCGACCGCGAGCGTGCCGTCCGCATCGCCGACCTCTCGTGGCCCCGCGTCGTCACCGGCATCGCCCGGATGTCGAAGAACGCCGTCGACGTGGCGATGGTGGGAATCGCCTCCGGGACTGTCGCCATCACCGGCGTCGGGTTCGCCGGGCCGTACTGGGGACTCGCCTTCGCACTCGGCGGCGGTATCGCTGGGGGGACCATCGCGCTCGTCTCTCAGCGCTTCGGCGCGGACGCGATAGACGAGTTAGGACTCGCGGTGCGGTCGAGCGCGCTCTTGACCGTCATCGCCACGCTCCCGGTCACGGCCGTCTTCTGGCTGTTCCCCACCGAACTCATCTCCGTGCTGAGCAGCAACCAAGGTGCCATCGAACTCGGAGCGGCGTACCTCCGAATCGTCGGGCTCGGCGTCCCCTTCGCCGGCCTGAACCTCATCGGGAGCCGCGTCCTCGTCGGCAGCGACGACGCCTACACCGCGATGACACTCCGTGCGAGCGGTGCGGTCATCAACATCGTCCTCAACGCGGTGCTCATCTTCGGCCTCGACCTCGGCGTCGAGGGCGCGGCGCTCGGGACCGTCCTCTCGAACGTCGTCGTCGCCAGCGCATTCGCGGTCGGTCTGTCGCGAGGGTCGCTCCCCGGTGTCGGCGCGTTCCCCGTCACCATCGACCCGTTCGGGTCGTTCGTCGACCCCAGGACGCTCGTCGACCTCGTGAAAATCGGCCTGCCCGTGATGGGTCGCGGACTCGTCTGGACCGTCGCCGAGTTCCCGATGCTCGCCATCCTCGACAGCTTCGGGCCCGACGTGGTCGCGGCGTTCGTCATCGCCCGCCGCATCTGGGGCCTGATGAACACCCCCGGCTGGGGCTTCGGGCTGGCGTCGTCGAGCCTCGTCGGGCAGGCGCTCGGCAAGGACGACGAACAGACCGCAGAGGCCTACGGCAACGAAGTCATTCGGTTCGCCGTCGCCACGTATCTCGTGTCGGCGGCGCTCGTGGCGATATTCGCCCGGCCGATCGTCCTCGGGTTCGTGGATAACCCGGCGGACCCGGCGGTCCCCATCGCCGTCGACCTCGTCTACGTCGCCTGTCTCGCCGTCATCTTACAGGGCGTCTCCGGCGGCTCCGCGGGCCCCCTCGACGCCAGCGGCGACACCCGCTGGACGTTCGGCAGCCAGTTCGTCGGGATGTTCCTCGGGTCGATTCCGCTCACCTACATCGGCTCTGTCACCTCGCTCGGCCTCACCGGACTCTATCTGGCGTTCCTCGCCGAGACGACGATTCCGGCGGCGCTGAACTACTACCGCTTCAAGACCGGGACGTGGAAGGCCGTCAGCCGAAACTACCGCCCCAAGACGGCCGCGGACGACTGA
- a CDS encoding DUF6684 family protein, protein MATKTFDKETILDLTVNMVPLAIILFFVVAFTFVNPFGFESLTSGLQYALLIAPFVLLAALTYLSGKAIAGSEKEGTVYAPGQATVPGAKPLHEEESEEAAELEESPDDDAVEAADETA, encoded by the coding sequence ATGGCAACCAAGACGTTCGACAAGGAGACCATCCTCGACCTCACGGTCAACATGGTTCCGCTGGCCATCATCCTGTTTTTCGTGGTGGCTTTCACCTTCGTCAATCCGTTTGGGTTCGAATCGCTCACGTCGGGGCTCCAGTACGCGCTCCTTATCGCGCCGTTCGTGCTCCTCGCCGCGCTCACCTACCTCTCTGGGAAGGCCATCGCGGGCTCCGAGAAGGAAGGCACCGTCTACGCGCCCGGACAGGCGACCGTCCCCGGCGCGAAGCCGCTTCACGAAGAAGAGAGCGAGGAGGCGGCCGAACTCGAAGAATCGCCGGATGACGACGCCGTCGAAGCCGCGGACGAGACGGCTTAA
- a CDS encoding universal stress protein, with the protein MYHVVIGVDDDAEHALACVEEVANLPGEPDEKEVTLVHSFTDNPSGASATQIHSVREAGEFLEDRGIEYDVNESSGDPAEVIIEFADEEDADLIVTAGRKRSPAGKALFGSVTQTVILNSERPVMVTGTTKRKD; encoded by the coding sequence ATGTATCACGTGGTAATCGGTGTCGATGACGATGCGGAACATGCGCTCGCGTGCGTCGAAGAGGTCGCGAATCTCCCCGGCGAACCCGACGAGAAGGAAGTCACGCTCGTCCACAGTTTCACCGACAACCCGAGCGGGGCGTCGGCGACGCAGATTCACTCGGTCCGAGAGGCCGGCGAGTTCCTCGAAGACCGCGGTATCGAGTACGACGTCAACGAGTCGTCCGGCGACCCCGCGGAGGTCATCATCGAGTTCGCCGACGAGGAGGACGCAGACCTCATCGTCACCGCCGGGCGGAAGCGCTCGCCGGCGGGGAAGGCGCTGTTCGGGAGCGTCACACAGACGGTGATTCTGAACTCCGAGCGGCCCGTCATGGTGACGGGCACGACGAAGCGAAAAGACTAG
- a CDS encoding TIGR04206 family protein, translated as MTTDPAARSDSQSSARRRLQLFFVFVLGLVPWSVQTFTTGSTTLLFPWGLVGPSTGSVTTITDFFLRFTMGLPDYILVWPVGVACYLVALSGALFGREDVRLTAAGLVLAGVTQLEVARGFSVQPGRTAWPVGTVLLWAVAGFVYWSRAGGREADGSSR; from the coding sequence GTGACGACCGACCCGGCGGCCCGGTCGGATTCACAGTCGTCCGCGCGCCGCCGCCTCCAGCTATTCTTCGTCTTCGTCCTCGGTCTCGTTCCGTGGTCCGTCCAGACGTTCACGACCGGGAGCACCACGCTCCTGTTCCCGTGGGGGCTCGTCGGCCCCTCGACCGGGAGCGTGACGACCATTACCGACTTCTTCCTGCGCTTTACGATGGGGCTTCCGGACTACATCCTCGTGTGGCCAGTCGGCGTCGCCTGTTACCTCGTCGCGCTCTCGGGCGCGCTGTTCGGCCGCGAGGACGTTCGACTCACCGCGGCCGGGCTCGTGCTCGCCGGCGTGACTCAGTTAGAGGTCGCCCGCGGGTTTTCGGTCCAACCGGGTCGAACCGCGTGGCCGGTCGGGACCGTTCTCCTGTGGGCCGTGGCTGGGTTCGTGTATTGGTCACGCGCGGGCGGGCGCGAAGCCGACGGCTCCTCGCGCTGA
- a CDS encoding cox cluster protein, protein MDEAPGLSDQYRTASPWPVFIALGIPISELGLLFGLFPLAVGGLLLFGGSVVGILKESGYVTSTIRAVTALAVILLAFGGGLAFTNIALVTRGYAVIAAAILLVVGGVVFELFVREQRQTF, encoded by the coding sequence ATGGACGAAGCGCCGGGACTCTCCGACCAGTACCGCACGGCCAGTCCGTGGCCCGTGTTCATCGCGCTCGGGATACCGATCTCCGAGTTGGGTCTGTTGTTTGGCCTGTTTCCACTCGCCGTCGGCGGACTGCTCCTGTTCGGTGGGAGCGTCGTCGGCATCCTCAAGGAGTCCGGCTACGTCACCTCGACGATTCGCGCAGTCACCGCGCTTGCGGTCATCTTACTCGCGTTCGGCGGGGGACTCGCGTTCACCAACATCGCCCTCGTCACCCGCGGCTACGCGGTCATCGCGGCCGCGATTCTGCTGGTGGTCGGCGGCGTCGTCTTCGAACTGTTCGTCCGCGAGCAGCGACAGACCTTCTGA
- a CDS encoding cbb3-type cytochrome c oxidase subunit I, producing MGVFLIAVAAWLARVEDWRSYTPLAGGGTVGGTAEQYVSEEKPSGVIRWLTTVDHKDIGMLYGAYALVAFAVGGLMVVLMRIELADPSMTLISNTFYNSLLTSHGITMLFLFGTPIIAAFSNYFIPLLIGADDMAFPRINAIAFWLLPPAALLIWAGFFPIPDVIPAQTAWTMYTPLSAGVGSGNQMNAGVDLMLLGLHLSGVSATMGAINFIATIFTERNEKVSWANLDIFSWTILTQSGLILFAFPLLGSAIVMLLLDRNFGTMFFSVDGGAILWQHLFWFFGHPEVYILVLPPMGIVSLVLPRFAGRRLFGFKFVVYSTLAIGVLSFGVWAHHMFATGIDPRLRASFMAVSLAIAIPSAVKTFNWITTMWNGKIRLTTPMLFCIGFVSNFIIGGVTGVFLASIPVDLVLHDTYYVVGHFHYIVMGAIAFAGFAGLYYWFPIYTGRMYQVTLGKWHFWLSMVGTNLTFFAMILLGYGGMPRRYATYLPQFATLHQVATVGALILLVGQIIFVWNFVQSWLEGREVQDGDPWDLADDDLVTAEWTWFERKLETAVTDGGEDETELATDGGQTVDDADAESADDA from the coding sequence ATGGGGGTCTTCCTCATCGCCGTCGCCGCGTGGCTCGCGCGGGTCGAAGACTGGCGGTCGTACACTCCGCTCGCGGGCGGAGGCACGGTCGGTGGTACCGCAGAGCAGTACGTCTCGGAGGAGAAACCATCCGGGGTCATCCGTTGGTTGACGACGGTCGACCACAAGGACATCGGGATGCTCTACGGCGCGTACGCGCTCGTCGCGTTCGCCGTGGGCGGACTCATGGTCGTCCTGATGCGGATTGAACTGGCGGACCCGTCGATGACGCTTATCTCGAACACGTTCTACAACTCGTTGCTCACAAGCCACGGGATTACGATGCTGTTCCTGTTCGGGACGCCCATCATCGCCGCGTTCTCGAACTACTTTATCCCGCTTCTCATCGGCGCGGACGACATGGCGTTCCCGCGTATCAACGCCATCGCGTTCTGGCTCCTGCCGCCGGCGGCGCTGCTCATCTGGGCCGGGTTCTTCCCCATCCCGGATGTCATCCCGGCGCAGACGGCCTGGACGATGTACACGCCGCTTTCAGCCGGTGTCGGCTCCGGCAACCAGATGAACGCCGGCGTCGACCTGATGCTTCTCGGCCTGCACCTCTCCGGTGTCTCGGCCACGATGGGTGCGATCAACTTCATCGCGACCATCTTCACGGAGCGTAACGAGAAGGTCTCGTGGGCGAACCTCGACATCTTCTCGTGGACGATTCTGACCCAGTCGGGTCTCATCCTCTTCGCGTTCCCGCTTCTCGGCAGCGCCATCGTGATGCTGCTTCTCGACCGGAACTTCGGCACGATGTTCTTCTCGGTCGACGGCGGTGCGATTCTCTGGCAGCACCTGTTTTGGTTCTTCGGCCACCCCGAAGTGTACATCCTCGTGTTGCCCCCGATGGGCATCGTGAGCCTCGTGCTCCCGCGCTTCGCGGGCCGTCGGCTCTTCGGGTTCAAGTTCGTCGTCTACTCCACGCTCGCCATCGGCGTCCTCTCGTTCGGCGTCTGGGCGCACCACATGTTCGCGACGGGGATCGACCCCCGGCTTCGCGCCTCGTTCATGGCCGTCTCGCTGGCCATCGCGATACCGAGCGCGGTCAAGACGTTCAACTGGATTACGACGATGTGGAACGGGAAGATTCGCCTCACGACGCCGATGCTGTTCTGCATCGGCTTCGTCTCGAACTTCATCATCGGCGGCGTGACGGGCGTCTTCCTCGCGTCGATTCCGGTGGACCTCGTGCTCCACGACACCTACTACGTCGTCGGACACTTCCACTACATCGTCATGGGAGCCATCGCCTTCGCCGGCTTCGCCGGACTCTACTACTGGTTCCCCATCTACACCGGCCGGATGTACCAAGTCACGCTCGGTAAGTGGCACTTCTGGCTCTCGATGGTCGGGACGAACCTGACGTTCTTCGCGATGATTCTGCTCGGCTACGGCGGTATGCCGCGTCGCTACGCGACCTACCTGCCGCAGTTCGCAACGCTCCACCAGGTCGCCACGGTCGGCGCCCTCATCCTGCTCGTCGGCCAGATCATCTTCGTCTGGAACTTCGTCCAGTCGTGGCTCGAAGGCCGCGAAGTCCAGGACGGCGACCCGTGGGACCTCGCCGACGACGACCTCGTCACGGCCGAGTGGACCTGGTTCGAGCGCAAACTGGAGACGGCCGTCACCGACGGCGGCGAAGACGAGACCGAACTCGCCACCGACGGCGGGCAGACGGTCGACGACGCGGACGCGGAATCCGCGGACGACGCGTAG
- a CDS encoding cox cluster protein, whose amino-acid sequence MSSNVGGHRFVLGLYAALVAVAGVAGYLTGTFVSGLSAPRFLFLVPFPPTPLGFAAYGALTIALVLGVPLVLVVYVSAGLDDAA is encoded by the coding sequence GTGAGTTCGAACGTCGGCGGTCACCGCTTCGTCCTCGGATTGTACGCCGCCCTCGTCGCCGTCGCCGGGGTCGCGGGCTACCTCACGGGCACGTTCGTCTCGGGCCTCAGCGCGCCTCGGTTCCTCTTTTTGGTGCCGTTCCCGCCGACGCCTCTCGGCTTTGCGGCCTACGGTGCGCTAACTATCGCGCTCGTCCTCGGCGTCCCGCTCGTGCTCGTGGTCTACGTCTCGGCCGGACTTGACGACGCGGCGTAA